The proteins below come from a single Rhinoraja longicauda isolate Sanriku21f chromosome 5, sRhiLon1.1, whole genome shotgun sequence genomic window:
- the LOC144594027 gene encoding 4-galactosyl-N-acetylglucosaminide 3-alpha-L-fucosyltransferase 9-like, with translation MNSSNKWMMHTILIPIIIFYCFFASFMLYANSTNRWILPPMKSATSNQSTKNILGSRQEDNQTIVLIWLWPFGHKFELNSCGSVFNIHGCYLTADKNMYNKSHAVLIHNKILTIDLSNLPTHPRPVFQKWVWMNLESPTNTPKKTKLNRLFNLTLTYRRDSDIPVPYGSLTINRVQSAFELPKKSSLVCWIVSNWNFNYARVKYYKELQKYVPIDIYGRAFKKDLSNNDLIPMISRCKFYLSFENSIHKDYITEKLYNALLAGSVPVVLGPSRENYENYIPGDSFIHVADFRSAKELADYLHKLDGDEKLYMSYFKWKKYYKVRKAQFGHEHACSVCENIRRHKEYKSIPNLMKWFWD, from the exons ATGAATTCATCTAATAAATGGATGATgcacaccattttaattcccatcATCATTTTCTACTGCTTTTTTGCCTCGTTTATGCTCTACGCTAATTCAACAAATAGATGGATTCTTCCTCCCATGAAATCGGCCACCTCAAATCAAAGCACGAAAAACATCCTCGGTTCACGACAAGAAGATAATCAAACTATTGTGCTGATTTGGCTATGGCCTTTTGGTCACAAATTTGAGCTCAATTCTTGTGGGTCTGTTTTTAACATCCATGGCTGCTATTTGACAGCGGATAAGAACATGTATAACAAATCCCACGCTGTTCTTATCCATAACAAGA tattgactattgacctgtCTAATCTGCCCACACACCCTCGACCAGTTTTCCAGAAATGGGTTTGGATGAATCTGGAGTCACCTACAAACACTCCTAAAAAGACAAAGCTTAACCGACTCTTCAATTTGACCTTGACATATCGAAGAGACTCAGATATCCCTGTGCCTTATGGATCGCTAACAATAAACAGAGTTCAGTCAGCCTTTGAATTGCCAAAGAAAAGCAGCCTCGTGTGTTGGATTGTAAGCAACTGGAATTTTAATTATGCCAGGGTAAAATATTACAAAGAACTTCAAAAATATGTTCCGATTGACATATATGGTCGAGCTTTCAAAAAAGATCTGAGTAATAATGATTTGATCCCAATGATATCTAGATGTAAGTTCTACCTTTCCTTCGAGAACTCAATACATAAAGATTACATAACTGAAAAGCTCTACAATGCCCTGCTGGCGGGTAGTGTTCCTGTGGTCCTGGGCCCATCCAGGGAGAACTATGAAAATTACATTCCAGGTGATTCCTTCATTCACGTGGCTGACTTTCGTTCAGCCAAAGAGCTTGCTGATTACCTTCACAAGCTGGATGGTGATGAAAAATTGTACATGAGCTACTTCAAATGGAAAAAATACTATAAAGTGAGGAAGGCTCAATTCGGGCATGAACATGCATGCTCTGTCTGTGAAAATATTCGCCGACATAAAGAATATAAATCCATCCCCAATTTGATGAAATGGTTTTGGGATTGA